A genomic region of Nymphaea colorata isolate Beijing-Zhang1983 chromosome 2, ASM883128v2, whole genome shotgun sequence contains the following coding sequences:
- the LOC116248239 gene encoding serine carboxypeptidase-like 45 translates to MGSTPWRSMVMATLATLLLHLSFPTEVCSSATSDRITRLPGQQPVDFQQFAGYITVGKKRERALFYYFIEAETEPSSKPLVIWFNGGPGCSSVGVGAFTENGPFRPSGNILVRNAYSWNTEANMLYVETPAGVGFSYSRNISDYRDMNDERTARENLAFLRRWLVKFPEYKNRDLFITGESYAGHYIPQLADLLIRANKQQKEFNLKGIALGNPLLEYYTNLNSRAEFLWSHGVISDSTYRIFSRNCTYSLYLSETYRGNVSSICVLVMSTVEREMSKFVDKYDVTLDVCISSLKMQSLVLSPMKMTGKIDVCVEDETVNYFNRKDVQRALHARLAGVSKWEACSSILDYKLLDVAIPTIPLLGSIVKSGIPVLVYSGDQDSVVPLTGSRTQIHGLAARLGLNTTIPYRVWFAGKQVGGWTQVYGDILSFATIRGGSHEAPFSQPQRALVLFKAFLQGKPLPETF, encoded by the exons ATGGGTTCTACACCATGGAGAAGTATGGTCATGGCGACTCTGGCGACTCTTCTGTTGCACCTGAGCTTCCCAACAGAGGTTTGTTCTTCTGCAACCTCTGATAGAATCACCCGACTGCCGGGACAACAGCCAGTAGATTTTCAGCAATTTGCTGGATATATTACTGTGGGCAAAAAGAGAGAACGAGCtctattttactattttattgAGGCAGAAACTGAACCATCCTCTAAGCCTCTCGTCATCTGGTTCAATGGAG GGCCTGGTTGTTCGTCCGTGGGCGTGGGAGCTTTCACGGAGAATGGCCCCTTTAGGCCTAGTGGTAACATACTGGTGAGAAATGCGTATAGTTGGAACACAG AAGCAAACATGTTGTACGTGGAGACGCCAGCAGGAGTTGGGTTTTCATATTCAAGAAACATTTCTGATTATCGTGACATGAACGATGAGAGAACAG CAAGAGAAAATCTAGCATTTCTGCGACGTTGGTTGGTCAAGTTCCCCGAGTACAAGAACAGAGACCTCTTTATTACGGGAGAGAGCTATG CGGGCCACTACATTCCTCAGTTAGCTGACCTCCTGATTCGAGCGAACAAGCAGCAGAAAGAGTTCAACCTTAAAGGAATTGCT TTGGGCAATCCACTTTTGGAGTACTATACTAACTTGAACTCGAGGGCAGAGTTCCTATGGTCTCATGGAGTGATATCTGATTCTACATACAGAATTTTCTCACGGAACTGCACTTATAGCCTATACTTAAGCGAGACTTACAGGGGAAACGTATCGTCCATCTGTGTCCTAGTTATGAGCACCGTGGAGAGGGAGATGAGCAAATTCGTGGACAAGTATGATGTCACTCTTGACGTCTGCATCTCATCTCTTAAGATGCAATCTCTAGTTCTGAGTCCCATG AAAATGACAGGGAAGATAGACGTGTGTGTTGAAGATGAAACCGTTAACTATTTCAACAGGAAGGATGTTCAGAGGGCTCTACACGCTCGACTAGCGGGAGTCTCCAAGTGGGAAGCATGCAGCAG CATCCTGGACTACAAGTTGCTTGATGTGGCGATCCCTACTATCCCTCTTCTTGGTTCCATTGTGAAGTCTGGCATCCCAGTCCTGGTTTACAG TGGAGACCAGGATTCAGTGGTTCCTCTGACAGGAAGCCGAACTCAGATTCATGGATTAGCTGCTCGTTTAGGACTCAATACAACTATTCCTTACAGAGTCTGGTTTGCAGGGAAACAG GTTGGTGGGTGGACACAAGTCTATGGGGATATCTTATCATTTGCCACCATTAGAGGAGGTTCTCATGAAGCTCCTTTCTCACAGCCACAGAGGGCCCTTGTGCTTTTCAAGGCGTTCCTGCAAGGGAAACCACTCCCTGAAACTTTCTGA